A genomic stretch from Glaciecola nitratireducens FR1064 includes:
- a CDS encoding bifunctional enoyl-CoA hydratase/phosphate acetyltransferase — protein MEYIENLTFDEISVGDKAELSRELNTRDIELFAVISGDENPAHSMWGGALISSVLGTQLPGPGTVYLTQSLNFFLPVELGDEVLVRVTVREKIASKNQLVFDCECFNQDGELVIKGEAKVIAPTVKIRRPRAAIPEVHLHEHAAHYQQLIEKTKNIDPIRVAVVHPCDEVSLLGAIEAKDKGIIEPILIGPKAKIIATAEKASCNLDGIKIINVPHSHAAAAAAVEEVRANHVDAIMKGKLHTDELMSPIVDAKNGLRTERRMSHIFALDVPTYHKALFITDAAINIAPDLTTKRDIVQNAIELLHTLGNSSPKVAILSAVETINAKMLSTIDAAALCKMAERMQITGGILDGPLAFDNAISKASAASKELVSEVAGDADILLAPDLEAANMLAKQLIYLAGAESAGIVLGATVPIILTSRSDGILSRLASCVLAQLYVHHRSIEKHAIQLPIDKYGGNEPPTYTKQILL, from the coding sequence ATGGAATATATAGAAAATCTGACTTTTGATGAAATATCAGTAGGCGACAAAGCAGAACTAAGCCGAGAACTAAACACAAGAGACATTGAATTATTCGCCGTAATCTCAGGCGATGAAAACCCCGCTCATAGCATGTGGGGTGGTGCGTTAATATCGTCGGTATTAGGCACGCAGTTGCCTGGCCCAGGTACTGTCTATTTAACGCAATCATTAAACTTTTTCCTGCCGGTTGAGCTTGGCGACGAAGTATTAGTGCGAGTAACAGTAAGAGAAAAAATCGCTAGCAAAAATCAGCTTGTATTCGATTGCGAATGCTTTAATCAAGACGGTGAACTCGTTATCAAAGGCGAGGCCAAAGTCATCGCCCCTACCGTCAAAATTCGCCGTCCACGAGCAGCAATACCCGAAGTACATTTACATGAGCATGCTGCGCACTATCAACAATTAATTGAAAAAACTAAAAACATCGATCCTATTAGGGTAGCCGTCGTTCACCCTTGTGACGAAGTGTCCTTGCTTGGTGCCATAGAAGCAAAAGATAAAGGCATAATTGAGCCAATATTAATAGGTCCAAAAGCAAAAATTATAGCTACCGCTGAAAAAGCTTCGTGTAACTTGGATGGCATCAAAATAATAAACGTCCCTCACAGTCATGCGGCGGCTGCAGCAGCAGTTGAAGAAGTTCGCGCGAACCACGTAGATGCCATCATGAAAGGGAAATTGCATACTGACGAGCTGATGAGCCCTATTGTAGATGCAAAGAACGGCTTGCGTACTGAGCGAAGAATGAGCCACATATTCGCCTTAGATGTGCCCACTTATCACAAAGCACTATTTATTACCGATGCGGCCATTAATATTGCGCCCGATTTGACAACAAAACGCGATATCGTTCAAAACGCAATTGAATTACTTCACACCTTGGGTAACTCGTCACCTAAAGTCGCCATTTTATCGGCGGTAGAAACGATTAATGCCAAAATGCTTTCCACTATAGATGCTGCAGCCTTATGTAAAATGGCAGAACGAATGCAAATTACTGGTGGTATTCTTGATGGCCCATTAGCTTTTGATAATGCCATTTCAAAAGCTTCTGCGGCAAGCAAAGAACTTGTATCTGAAGTAGCGGGCGATGCAGATATACTGCTTGCCCCCGACCTTGAGGCCGCGAATATGTTAGCAAAACAGCTCATATATTTAGCCGGTGCAGAATCAGCAGGTATTGTTTTAGGAGCAACGGTTCCTATCATATTAACCAGCCGCTCCGACGGCATATTGTCAAGGCTCGCTTCTTGTGTATTAGCGCAACTTTATGTTCACCATCGGTCCATCGAAAAACACGCTATTCAACTGCCTATTGATAAATATGGCGGAAATGAACCTCCTACCTATACCAAGCAGATACTGTTATGA
- a CDS encoding PHA/PHB synthase family protein: MKSDDSQPQIIDKILHASMAKITSGLSPSALMAAYADWAVHLASSPGKQSQLIEKAARKFARLAGYLSECSATLGENSPCIEPLPIDKRFSEDSWQKWPFNLLYQSFLLNQQWWSNATTDVRGVTQQHENVMEFATRQILDVFSPSNYLLTNPQLLEQTEKEAGQNLVRGAQNFLDDLQQTIANKKPKAGAKFVVGKQLAITPGKIIYRNHLIELIQYTSTTDEVRSQPILIVPAWIMKYYILDLSPSNSLVKYLTEQGFTVFMVSWKNPDASDRDLGMDDYRNMGVMDAIDAIEKITNNAKIHAMGYCLGGTLLSIAAATMAREGDNRLQSLSLFAAQVDFTEAGELMLFINESQVTFLEDMMWEKGYLDAKQMSGAFQLLRSNDLIWSRIVHDYLMGERAPLNDLMAWNFDTTRMPYKMHSQYLRQLFLNNELSEGQYIVDGKPIYLSDIRVPTFIVGTQKDHVAPWKSVYKFHLESDTDVTFLLTSGGHNAGIVSEPEHPHRTYQIATTKKEATYIDPDSWVATQEEHDGSWWPELAKWLHSHSGKYIPPPTMGNPKKKLSILCDAPGTYVMQD, from the coding sequence ATGAAGAGTGATGATTCACAGCCGCAGATAATAGATAAAATACTGCATGCATCAATGGCTAAAATCACCTCAGGACTATCACCTAGCGCACTTATGGCTGCTTATGCTGATTGGGCTGTGCATTTAGCCTCGTCACCCGGGAAACAGTCACAGTTAATTGAAAAAGCCGCTAGAAAGTTTGCTCGATTAGCTGGTTACCTAAGTGAATGTAGCGCAACGCTGGGCGAAAACTCCCCCTGTATAGAACCTTTACCCATTGACAAACGCTTCAGTGAAGACAGTTGGCAGAAATGGCCTTTTAACCTGTTATATCAGTCTTTCTTGCTCAATCAGCAATGGTGGTCAAACGCCACGACAGATGTACGCGGAGTTACTCAGCAACATGAAAACGTGATGGAATTCGCAACACGACAAATATTAGATGTATTTTCACCATCAAACTATCTGCTAACTAATCCGCAATTACTGGAACAAACGGAAAAAGAGGCTGGTCAGAATTTGGTGCGTGGAGCGCAGAATTTTTTAGATGATTTGCAGCAAACGATAGCCAACAAAAAGCCCAAGGCAGGCGCAAAGTTTGTGGTCGGCAAGCAGTTAGCCATAACGCCAGGTAAAATAATATACCGTAATCATCTTATTGAGCTAATTCAGTATACGTCGACTACCGATGAAGTTCGGTCTCAGCCAATATTGATTGTGCCCGCGTGGATAATGAAATACTACATTCTTGATTTATCACCAAGCAACTCACTAGTGAAGTACCTTACGGAACAAGGTTTCACCGTATTTATGGTGTCATGGAAAAATCCAGACGCAAGCGATCGTGATTTAGGTATGGATGACTACCGTAACATGGGTGTAATGGACGCCATCGATGCAATCGAAAAAATCACCAATAACGCAAAAATTCACGCAATGGGATATTGTTTAGGTGGCACATTGCTGTCTATTGCCGCGGCCACTATGGCGAGAGAAGGCGATAATAGACTCCAAAGTTTGTCGCTGTTTGCTGCTCAGGTAGATTTTACTGAAGCAGGCGAGCTGATGCTGTTTATTAATGAAAGTCAGGTCACTTTTTTAGAAGACATGATGTGGGAAAAGGGCTATTTAGACGCTAAGCAAATGTCGGGCGCTTTTCAACTACTTCGTTCAAATGATTTGATTTGGTCACGCATTGTGCACGATTACTTGATGGGTGAACGCGCTCCCCTGAACGACTTAATGGCGTGGAATTTTGATACAACAAGAATGCCCTATAAAATGCATTCCCAATACTTGCGTCAACTGTTTTTAAATAACGAACTGTCAGAGGGGCAGTACATTGTTGACGGAAAGCCAATTTATTTATCGGATATTCGTGTCCCCACATTTATTGTTGGTACCCAAAAAGACCACGTTGCTCCTTGGAAGTCTGTATATAAATTTCATTTAGAAAGCGATACCGACGTCACTTTTTTGCTAACCAGCGGCGGACACAACGCAGGCATTGTGAGTGAGCCAGAACATCCCCACAGAACATATCAGATTGCGACCACTAAGAAGGAAGCAACTTATATCGACCCTGACAGCTGGGTGGCGACACAAGAGGAGCATGACGGATCGTGGTGGCCAGAATTAGCAAAATGGTTACACAGCCACTCTGGCAAATATATACCTCCACCGACAATGGGGAACCCCAAGAAAAAGTTAAGCATACTGTGTGATGCGCCCGGCACTTATGTGATGCAAGATTAA
- a CDS encoding GNAT family N-acetyltransferase, with protein sequence MTEQLVSDHQHVNIGELEVTIRPITPEDKEIEASFVHNLSLQTKYERFFEGIKDLSPSMVTVLCNIDYINTMAYIATVDSPDGEKEVGVCRYAASDKPGECEMAITVADEYPYEEIATVLLNALVKHAKSNNVKKLFSTDLSTNYRMHKLAKHFGMTAKIHPEDSALTTYTLHL encoded by the coding sequence ATGACTGAGCAACTCGTAAGCGATCACCAACATGTTAATATTGGTGAGCTTGAGGTTACCATTCGCCCGATTACGCCTGAGGATAAGGAAATCGAAGCCTCTTTTGTTCACAACCTCTCGCTACAAACAAAATATGAGCGCTTTTTTGAAGGAATAAAAGATTTATCACCGTCCATGGTAACTGTGTTGTGTAACATCGATTATATAAATACCATGGCATATATTGCTACAGTAGATAGTCCGGATGGCGAAAAAGAGGTGGGTGTTTGTCGCTACGCTGCCAGCGACAAGCCGGGTGAATGTGAAATGGCAATCACCGTTGCAGATGAATATCCATATGAAGAAATTGCGACTGTGTTGTTAAATGCGTTAGTAAAACATGCTAAAAGTAACAACGTTAAAAAACTTTTTTCGACCGACTTAAGCACCAATTACAGAATGCACAAGTTGGCTAAGCATTTTGGAATGACGGCAAAAATACATCCGGAGGATAGCGCTTTGACTACTTATACATTGCACCTATAG
- a CDS encoding bifunctional 2-methylcitrate dehydratase/aconitate hydratase → MNSNVDINNRPDYDHVIQDIANYVVNFEVFSEEALNTARNCLMDTLGCGLLALRFPECTKHLGPIVQGTVVPNGARVPGTSLSLDPVKAAWDIGCIIRWLDYNDTWLAAEWGHPSDNLGGILAVADHLSQVRISRGEQPFTMREVLEGMIMAHEIQGVIALENSFNRVGLCHVLLVRVASTAVVTKMMGGNREQIMAAISQAWVDGSALRTYRHAPNAGSRKSWAAGDATSRAVRLADMSMRGEMGIPSVLTAPQWGFYDVSFSKTNKDQALKPEDERQFSFSQNYGTYVMENILFKISFPAEFHAQTAAEASVILHPKVKDRLADIEKIVIRTHESAIRIISKTGALANAADRDHCLQYMVAVPLAFGDLTAEHYEDDFHHGHPIIDELRDKMQVVEDKRFTAEYLEPDKRAIANAIQIFFKDGSSTEEVLVEYPVGHRRRREEGIPLLEKKFKANLATRFPSQQCKTIFRLCKDQAALESIAVNRFMDLFVIA, encoded by the coding sequence ATGAACAGTAATGTAGATATTAATAATCGCCCGGATTACGATCATGTCATCCAAGATATCGCTAATTACGTGGTAAATTTCGAGGTCTTTAGTGAAGAAGCCCTCAATACCGCACGCAACTGTTTAATGGATACTTTAGGTTGCGGCCTTTTGGCGCTGCGCTTTCCAGAATGTACAAAACACCTCGGGCCCATTGTTCAAGGCACAGTTGTGCCAAATGGTGCAAGAGTACCGGGCACGTCACTGAGCCTTGACCCGGTAAAAGCTGCTTGGGATATAGGCTGCATCATCCGTTGGCTCGATTATAACGATACTTGGTTAGCCGCTGAATGGGGACATCCATCTGATAATTTAGGGGGCATTCTGGCGGTGGCTGATCACTTGTCTCAGGTCAGAATATCGAGGGGCGAACAGCCTTTTACCATGCGAGAAGTGCTTGAAGGCATGATCATGGCGCATGAAATTCAAGGTGTCATCGCGCTAGAAAATTCTTTCAATCGTGTTGGTTTGTGCCATGTGCTGTTAGTTCGAGTTGCTTCAACCGCGGTTGTTACAAAAATGATGGGCGGCAACAGAGAGCAAATCATGGCAGCAATATCGCAAGCGTGGGTCGATGGCTCTGCGCTGCGCACCTACCGTCACGCACCCAATGCAGGTTCTCGTAAATCATGGGCGGCGGGCGATGCTACCTCAAGAGCCGTACGATTAGCCGATATGTCGATGCGCGGTGAAATGGGCATACCCAGTGTATTAACGGCTCCACAGTGGGGCTTTTACGACGTTTCTTTTTCGAAAACGAACAAAGATCAAGCGCTGAAACCTGAGGATGAACGTCAGTTTTCGTTTTCTCAGAATTATGGTACTTACGTGATGGAAAACATCTTGTTTAAGATTTCTTTTCCTGCGGAGTTTCATGCGCAGACCGCCGCGGAGGCATCGGTTATCCTACATCCTAAAGTGAAAGATCGCTTAGCCGACATTGAGAAAATCGTTATTCGTACCCACGAATCGGCTATTCGCATTATTTCTAAGACAGGGGCACTCGCTAATGCTGCAGATCGTGATCACTGTCTGCAGTATATGGTTGCAGTGCCGCTGGCGTTTGGGGATCTTACCGCGGAACACTATGAAGACGACTTTCACCATGGGCACCCGATCATTGATGAACTGCGCGATAAAATGCAAGTTGTCGAAGATAAACGCTTTACTGCAGAGTATTTAGAACCAGATAAACGGGCTATCGCCAACGCTATTCAGATTTTCTTCAAAGATGGCAGCAGCACTGAAGAAGTGCTGGTGGAATATCCTGTTGGTCACCGTCGTCGCCGCGAAGAGGGAATTCCGTTACTGGAGAAAAAGTTTAAAGCTAACTTAGCCACACGTTTTCCAAGTCAGCAGTGCAAAACAATTTTCAGGCTGTGCAAAGATCAAGCGGCGCTCGAGTCTATTGCAGTAAACCGCTTTATGGACTTGTTCGTTATTGCTTAA
- the ilvD gene encoding dihydroxy-acid dehydratase — protein sequence MPIDKPRKYSHKIVDGAAQAPSRSMLRAVGFGDEDFKKSQVGIASTWSMVTPCNMHINTLAEEVGKGVDSAGAKSIIYNTITISDGISMGTEGMKYSLVSREVICDSIEAVSAGMGHDGIIAIGGCDKNMPGCLMGLARLNRPSIFVYGGTILPGENHTDIVSVFEAVGSHAAGDIPITQLEHIEKTAIPGPGSCGGMYTANTLASAIEALGMSMPNSSAQNAVSQNKKQDCIDAGKAIVYLLEHDIKPSDIMTKKAFENAITLIITLGGSTNAVLHLIAMADAIGVEVTLDDFVRIGDKTPVIADLRPSGQYLMSELIEIGGIQPLMKRLLDAGMLHGDCLTVTGKTMAENLANVADYPDGQSIILPFDKPIKKDSHLVILGGNLAPEGAVSKITGKEGLAFTGTAKVYDSEEQGFAAIIDGQVVAGDVIVIRYEGPKGGPGMREMLSPTSAIMGRGLGNDVALITDGRFSGGSRGFVVGHVTPEAFEGGPIALVENGDSITIDAQSREMTLNISEQEMAKRKLSWQKPAPKYTRGLLAKYAKTVSSASTGAVTDKPD from the coding sequence ATGCCTATAGATAAACCACGTAAATATTCACATAAAATCGTAGACGGGGCCGCTCAGGCTCCTAGCCGTTCTATGCTGCGGGCCGTCGGCTTTGGCGACGAAGATTTCAAAAAATCTCAAGTAGGTATTGCTTCAACGTGGTCAATGGTGACGCCATGCAATATGCACATCAATACGCTTGCGGAAGAGGTTGGCAAGGGCGTTGATAGCGCCGGTGCCAAAAGCATAATTTACAATACTATTACCATATCTGACGGTATCTCTATGGGTACTGAGGGGATGAAGTATTCTTTAGTATCACGTGAGGTTATTTGCGACTCTATTGAAGCGGTGTCGGCCGGAATGGGGCACGACGGCATTATCGCTATTGGTGGCTGTGACAAAAACATGCCGGGATGTTTGATGGGCCTAGCGCGCTTAAACCGTCCCTCAATATTTGTCTATGGTGGTACGATTTTACCGGGTGAAAATCACACTGATATTGTGTCTGTATTTGAAGCTGTCGGTAGTCATGCTGCAGGTGATATTCCAATTACTCAACTAGAACATATTGAAAAAACAGCCATACCTGGCCCGGGCTCATGCGGTGGAATGTACACTGCAAATACTTTAGCGTCAGCCATCGAAGCGCTGGGCATGAGCATGCCCAATAGCTCTGCACAAAATGCCGTGTCACAGAACAAAAAACAAGACTGTATTGATGCGGGTAAAGCCATTGTTTATTTATTGGAACATGACATAAAGCCCTCTGACATTATGACCAAAAAGGCATTTGAAAATGCGATCACGCTCATTATCACTTTAGGCGGGTCGACCAATGCCGTGCTGCATTTGATTGCTATGGCTGATGCGATAGGCGTGGAAGTGACCTTAGATGATTTTGTGCGCATCGGTGATAAAACGCCGGTCATTGCCGACCTTCGCCCAAGCGGTCAATATCTGATGTCTGAATTGATTGAAATAGGCGGTATTCAGCCTCTAATGAAACGTTTGTTAGATGCTGGCATGTTGCACGGTGATTGCCTGACTGTCACTGGTAAAACCATGGCTGAAAACTTGGCGAACGTAGCAGATTACCCTGACGGTCAAAGCATTATTCTACCCTTCGATAAGCCGATTAAAAAAGACAGTCATTTGGTGATATTAGGCGGTAATTTAGCACCCGAAGGCGCGGTTTCAAAAATCACTGGCAAAGAAGGCTTAGCTTTTACTGGCACAGCTAAAGTGTACGATTCGGAAGAGCAAGGTTTTGCTGCCATCATCGATGGTCAAGTAGTGGCAGGGGATGTGATTGTAATCCGCTATGAAGGACCTAAAGGCGGGCCTGGTATGCGCGAAATGCTGAGCCCTACTTCTGCAATTATGGGGCGTGGTTTAGGCAACGATGTTGCGTTAATTACCGACGGCCGTTTTTCTGGTGGCAGCAGAGGCTTTGTTGTCGGTCACGTTACCCCTGAAGCTTTCGAAGGCGGCCCGATCGCACTTGTGGAAAACGGCGATAGCATCACAATTGATGCGCAAAGTCGTGAGATGACGCTTAATATCAGTGAACAAGAAATGGCGAAGCGAAAACTCAGCTGGCAAAAACCGGCGCCTAAATATACGAGAGGACTGCTTGCAAAGTATGCGAAAACAGTGAGCTCTGCTTCAACGGGGGCTGTGACCGATAAGCCCGACTGA
- a CDS encoding PAS domain-containing sensor histidine kinase has protein sequence MLIILSALVALLVISVSLAIYLTVVARNKARLILDDRNNVRHLLNNLPGMAYQAHNLPDWPIILVSEGCEDLTGWSQDAFESSDVLWGKLIHPDDYAHVCEVVERALSNKTIFELEYRIITKNKDVRLVWERGEAVFSMLHNKLIVEGFITDITTVKLVEKEVLSIHAFSDAIVSSVSEGVVTIDHTGLIKSFNNAAQAMFGYTFDEVKNKNIKSLMPSSYADHHDQYLSNYLRNHQANIIGVGRELQAKRKDGSVFAIHLSISEIQSHEKTMFVGLIRDITLQRAAAEQARKHIEQMAHVERLNSLGEMAAGIAHEVSQPLTAISLFSQSGKSLCNSGKFERLPEIFEKVSQHARRAGAVLERMQVMTKQGDRQKELVDCNVLIDDVVKLAESDAKIRNISIKTSRCKSGTHVFVDIVQMQQVMLNLLRNGMEAMEVSKLKNGSTIELRADLISQTPHRPNRQTAVKIAVIDSGCGLSNKMTDKLFTAFSSTKENGMGIGLSISKSILQEHGGRIHYSSNSPAGTVFFFILPVVD, from the coding sequence ATGCTGATTATTTTGAGCGCGTTGGTTGCGCTGTTAGTCATTTCCGTGAGTTTAGCAATATACCTGACGGTAGTTGCACGGAATAAAGCAAGACTAATACTAGATGACCGGAATAATGTAAGACACTTACTCAATAATCTACCGGGCATGGCTTATCAAGCTCATAACCTGCCAGACTGGCCGATAATTTTAGTGAGCGAAGGCTGTGAGGACCTCACTGGCTGGTCTCAAGACGCGTTTGAGTCGAGTGACGTGTTATGGGGAAAGTTAATTCACCCTGATGACTACGCACATGTATGTGAGGTCGTTGAACGAGCGCTAAGCAATAAGACGATTTTTGAACTTGAATATCGCATCATTACGAAAAACAAAGATGTTCGGCTTGTTTGGGAAAGAGGTGAAGCTGTTTTCTCTATGTTGCACAATAAATTGATTGTAGAAGGATTCATTACCGACATTACGACAGTTAAACTGGTGGAAAAAGAAGTTTTAAGTATTCACGCATTCTCTGATGCAATTGTCAGCTCAGTTTCAGAGGGCGTTGTCACTATTGATCACACCGGTTTGATCAAAAGCTTCAATAATGCTGCGCAAGCAATGTTTGGATATACCTTTGATGAGGTTAAAAACAAAAACATTAAATCACTTATGCCAAGCTCCTACGCAGATCATCATGACCAATATTTATCCAACTATTTACGCAATCACCAAGCGAATATCATTGGTGTTGGGCGAGAGCTTCAAGCGAAGCGCAAAGATGGAAGCGTGTTTGCCATTCACTTATCAATTAGTGAAATTCAATCCCATGAAAAGACGATGTTTGTTGGATTAATTAGAGACATTACTCTACAAAGAGCTGCAGCAGAGCAAGCACGAAAGCACATCGAACAAATGGCGCATGTTGAAAGGCTCAATTCTTTGGGGGAGATGGCGGCCGGTATTGCGCATGAAGTAAGTCAGCCTTTGACCGCGATATCCTTATTCTCTCAATCGGGTAAAAGTTTATGTAATAGCGGCAAGTTTGAACGGCTCCCTGAAATATTTGAAAAGGTAAGTCAGCATGCTCGGCGAGCAGGTGCAGTGCTTGAGCGCATGCAAGTTATGACTAAGCAAGGTGATAGGCAAAAAGAACTGGTTGATTGTAATGTATTGATTGACGATGTCGTTAAATTGGCAGAATCCGATGCTAAAATACGAAACATCAGTATTAAAACTAGCCGCTGTAAAAGCGGTACTCACGTGTTCGTTGATATTGTTCAAATGCAGCAAGTGATGCTTAATTTATTGCGTAATGGTATGGAAGCGATGGAAGTTTCCAAATTGAAGAACGGAAGTACTATAGAGCTAAGAGCCGATCTTATATCACAAACACCTCACCGCCCAAATCGCCAAACAGCAGTTAAAATCGCCGTTATTGACAGTGGCTGCGGCCTTTCTAATAAAATGACAGATAAGCTATTCACCGCATTTTCTTCAACTAAAGAAAACGGAATGGGTATTGGGTTGTCTATTTCAAAAAGTATTCTTCAGGAGCACGGTGGTCGTATTCACTATTCAAGTAATAGTCCCGCGGGAACGGTGTTCTTTTTTATATTGCCCGTAGTGGATTAG
- a CDS encoding acetate/propionate family kinase: MTDAILVLNAGSSSIKFAIYAHTNVRSPALMSGKVINLSHTPQFLANGVDGRPLPQKNMMTFDETTTHENIVSWLLGWVEHENQGYTIRCVGHRVVHGGRDYAKPILLTTSIISQLKALVPLAPLHQPHSLSAIAAVSKWAPKLPQVACFDTSYHYTQEPLARFFALPREWYDRGIIRYGFHGLSYQYIANSLPCYLGELAEGRVIVAHLGNGASMCAMKKRQSVATSMGFTALDGLMMGQRCGSLDPGVVVHLVRHYKMSIEEIEHMLYNDSGLLGVSGISNNMQVLQNSSHPHAKQAIELFCYKAVQELSSLVSTINGIDAIVFTAGIGENSAQIRQQICDRLTWLGVSLDTGANTTHQHVISHPDSLVKVLIIPTNEELIIAQETQSLITTQ; encoded by the coding sequence ATGACCGATGCAATACTGGTCCTAAACGCGGGTTCTTCAAGTATTAAATTTGCTATCTACGCTCACACAAATGTTAGATCACCGGCATTAATGAGCGGTAAAGTTATTAACCTTAGCCATACCCCTCAGTTTTTAGCCAATGGAGTCGATGGCAGACCATTGCCTCAAAAAAATATGATGACGTTTGACGAAACGACAACTCATGAAAATATTGTATCGTGGCTACTTGGCTGGGTTGAGCATGAAAATCAGGGATACACTATCAGGTGTGTTGGGCATCGCGTTGTGCACGGAGGGCGTGACTATGCGAAGCCGATCCTGCTGACCACCAGCATAATTTCACAACTAAAAGCACTCGTTCCATTAGCTCCACTGCATCAGCCACATAGCTTATCTGCCATTGCGGCCGTGTCCAAGTGGGCGCCTAAATTACCCCAAGTAGCTTGTTTTGACACCAGTTATCATTATACGCAAGAGCCGCTTGCTCGATTTTTTGCGCTTCCTCGAGAATGGTATGACAGAGGTATAATCCGATATGGTTTCCACGGCCTTTCATACCAATATATTGCCAATAGCTTACCGTGTTACTTAGGGGAGCTAGCTGAAGGCAGAGTGATTGTTGCTCACCTGGGTAACGGTGCCAGCATGTGTGCTATGAAAAAAAGACAAAGTGTTGCCACCAGTATGGGATTTACTGCACTCGATGGCTTGATGATGGGCCAACGTTGCGGAAGCCTCGATCCGGGTGTTGTTGTCCACCTTGTGCGCCACTATAAGATGAGTATTGAAGAAATAGAACACATGCTTTACAACGATTCAGGACTACTCGGTGTTTCGGGCATTAGCAACAATATGCAGGTATTGCAAAACAGCAGTCATCCACACGCAAAGCAGGCTATTGAATTATTTTGCTATAAAGCCGTTCAAGAGTTATCGTCGTTGGTGAGTACCATAAATGGTATTGACGCTATCGTTTTCACAGCGGGTATCGGTGAAAATTCAGCGCAAATACGGCAACAAATTTGTGACCGTCTAACCTGGCTAGGCGTCAGCCTTGACACTGGCGCAAATACAACTCACCAACATGTTATTAGTCACCCAGATTCGCTTGTGAAAGTACTTATCATTCCAACCAATGAAGAACTTATTATCGCACAGGAAACCCAATCGTTGATAACAACGCAGTAA
- a CDS encoding response regulator transcription factor: MQQEQIIYVVDDDEGIREGLSLLLETTGQRVKLYSSAVDFLDDYNDKIYGCLILDIRMPRMSGLDLQERLNALGTTLPIIFITGHGDIPMAVEAMRKGALDFIRKPFREQDLLDRINQALSIDVGRSKHDRKCDDILNKLALLSERERQIFERVAKGDMNKVIAHDLCISERTVEVHRSQVMKKLAVKTLAELVRFKLQEESLALE; encoded by the coding sequence ATGCAACAAGAGCAAATAATATATGTGGTTGATGACGATGAGGGAATTAGAGAGGGCTTGAGCCTGCTGCTGGAAACTACAGGGCAGCGCGTGAAATTATACAGCAGTGCTGTCGACTTTTTAGATGACTACAACGATAAAATATACGGCTGTCTTATTTTAGACATACGCATGCCCCGCATGAGTGGCTTAGATTTGCAAGAAAGGCTGAATGCACTAGGCACCACTTTACCTATCATTTTTATTACGGGTCATGGTGATATACCGATGGCTGTTGAGGCAATGCGAAAAGGCGCATTGGACTTCATACGCAAGCCATTTAGAGAGCAAGATTTGTTAGATCGAATCAACCAAGCGCTATCAATTGATGTAGGTAGAAGCAAACACGACCGCAAATGCGACGATATATTAAATAAATTAGCGTTATTGTCAGAGCGCGAACGGCAGATCTTTGAGCGTGTAGCAAAAGGTGACATGAATAAAGTTATCGCTCATGACTTGTGTATAAGCGAGAGAACGGTTGAAGTGCATCGTTCACAAGTAATGAAAAAGTTAGCGGTAAAAACCTTGGCTGAACTTGTGCGCTTCAAACTGCAAGAGGAAAGTCTTGCTTTAGAATAG